One window of Terriglobales bacterium genomic DNA carries:
- the istB gene encoding IS21-like element helper ATPase IstB, with the protein MKPNPSLLSQHLDYLKLPFLQTHHLEVAQQSAQQQWDHVEYLRRLIEGEYTGRRQRVIERRVKAARFPVIKTLEQFRWDWPKKINRLQVQNLFRLEFVSQKANVVLLGNVGLGKTHLGTALGYAACQEGYSVLFADAISVINDLSAAQKRGLLKRQLKRYLGPELLILDEVGYLPIDQHGADLLFQVISQRYERGSIVLTTNKPFKQWPSIFNNDSTIASAVLDRLLHHAETIVIEGASYRMKDQTNP; encoded by the coding sequence ATGAAACCCAATCCTTCCTTACTCTCACAGCATCTGGACTACCTGAAACTGCCCTTCCTGCAAACACACCATCTGGAAGTGGCCCAACAAAGCGCTCAACAGCAGTGGGACCATGTCGAATACCTGCGGCGGTTAATCGAAGGCGAATATACCGGACGCCGCCAGCGCGTCATTGAACGGCGGGTTAAAGCCGCTCGGTTCCCGGTGATTAAAACTCTTGAGCAGTTTCGCTGGGACTGGCCTAAGAAAATCAATCGGCTCCAGGTCCAAAATCTCTTTCGATTGGAGTTCGTCTCGCAGAAGGCCAACGTCGTACTGCTGGGCAACGTCGGATTAGGCAAGACTCACTTAGGCACCGCCTTGGGCTATGCCGCTTGTCAGGAGGGCTATTCGGTCCTCTTTGCCGATGCCATCAGCGTCATCAACGATCTGTCCGCCGCTCAAAAGCGCGGCCTGCTCAAACGGCAACTCAAGCGGTATTTGGGCCCGGAACTATTGATATTGGACGAGGTCGGCTACCTTCCGATTGACCAGCACGGTGCCGACCTACTCTTCCAGGTGATCAGCCAGCGCTACGAACGCGGTTCCATCGTTTTGACGACGAACAAACCTTTCAAGCAGTGGCCTTCGATCTTTAACAATGACAGCACTATCGCCTCGGCTGTCTTGGACCGGCTACTCCATCACGCCGAGACCATTGTGATTGAAGGGGCCAGTTACAGAATGAAGGACCAGACGAATCCATGA
- the istA gene encoding IS21 family transposase: MIDYETYCQLRQLHDEKGLKVSQIAAELHLDPKTVERWIEQPTYQQRQATRRASKLDSFRGQIAALLERHPYTAQQLLQQLRQQGYAGGYTILKDFVRQVRPVRKPAYLMLEFSPADCAQVDWGNFGSVAVGSTRRRLSFFVMVLCYSRMMYVEFTLSEGMEQFLSCHRHAFEFFQGVSAKVVIDNLKVGVLRHPSGQKALFHPRYLDLAAHYGFEPVACNVRKGNEKGRVENGVGYVKKNFLNGLEIPSFAAVRPAAIQWRDTVANVRIHGETHQKPIDLFTQEKPRLRPLPVMPYDCAVVRPIGANGCCHVVLDTNRYSVPHLYASQKLTLKLYPDQVLLFHHETLIATHPRCYDRRQKISNPDHTKDLLVQRKKAREQTLLLAFLALSTHAEAYARKLEDKRLNSRHHIQKIVALSEIYGPEKVNRALQDALAFEAYGCEYIANILEQRERPEVSPGALHLTRRQDLLELELPPADLTPYEPKPNP, from the coding sequence GTGATCGATTACGAAACGTACTGCCAGTTGCGCCAACTTCACGACGAGAAGGGTTTGAAAGTCTCTCAGATTGCCGCCGAACTTCACCTGGATCCCAAGACGGTTGAGCGATGGATCGAGCAACCCACCTATCAGCAGCGCCAGGCAACCCGGCGTGCCAGCAAGTTGGATTCGTTCCGGGGCCAAATCGCCGCCCTGCTCGAGCGCCACCCCTACACCGCCCAGCAACTCCTGCAGCAGCTGCGTCAGCAGGGCTACGCTGGAGGCTACACTATCCTCAAGGATTTCGTGCGCCAGGTCCGGCCGGTGCGCAAGCCGGCTTATTTGATGCTGGAGTTTTCCCCAGCCGATTGTGCCCAAGTGGACTGGGGCAACTTTGGTTCCGTAGCCGTTGGTTCGACCCGCCGACGCTTAAGCTTCTTTGTCATGGTGCTGTGTTACAGCCGGATGATGTATGTGGAGTTCACCTTGTCCGAAGGCATGGAACAGTTCCTGTCCTGTCACCGCCATGCCTTTGAGTTTTTTCAGGGGGTCAGTGCCAAGGTAGTCATCGATAACCTTAAGGTCGGCGTGCTGCGTCATCCTTCCGGCCAGAAAGCGCTGTTTCATCCGCGCTACCTGGATCTGGCGGCCCATTACGGCTTCGAGCCAGTCGCCTGCAACGTCCGGAAGGGGAACGAAAAAGGGCGCGTAGAAAATGGCGTGGGCTACGTGAAGAAAAACTTCCTCAACGGCTTGGAAATCCCTTCTTTCGCCGCAGTCCGTCCAGCTGCCATTCAATGGCGGGACACTGTGGCCAATGTCCGCATTCACGGTGAAACTCATCAAAAACCCATCGACCTGTTCACCCAGGAGAAGCCTCGGTTAAGGCCACTGCCGGTCATGCCCTACGACTGCGCCGTTGTGCGTCCCATCGGCGCCAATGGATGTTGTCATGTCGTGTTGGACACCAATCGCTACTCGGTGCCGCACCTCTACGCCTCGCAAAAGCTCACCCTCAAGCTTTATCCCGATCAAGTGCTACTCTTTCACCACGAAACCCTCATCGCCACTCATCCACGCTGCTACGACCGCCGTCAGAAAATCAGCAACCCCGATCATACCAAGGACCTTTTGGTGCAGCGCAAGAAAGCGCGCGAGCAAACTCTGTTGCTAGCGTTCCTGGCCCTCAGTACCCACGCCGAAGCTTACGCTCGCAAACTGGAAGACAAGCGCCTCAACAGCCGGCATCACATCCAGAAGATCGTCGCCTTGAGCGAAATCTACGGCCCGGAAAAGGTCAACCGCGCACTCCAGGACGCGTTGGCTTTCGAGGCGTACGGCTGCGAATACATTGCCAATATCCTGGAACAACGCGAACGACCCGAGGTCTCGCCGGGCGCCTTGCACCTAACCCGGCGGCAGGATCTTCTGGAACTGGAACTGCCCCCGGCCGATCTCACCCCCTACGAACCTAAACCAAACCCATGA